Proteins from one Panicum virgatum strain AP13 chromosome 7K, P.virgatum_v5, whole genome shotgun sequence genomic window:
- the LOC120641404 gene encoding uncharacterized protein LOC120641404 has protein sequence MAAAVEVDAGQAAKRDKEMEEGKTLPPSPPVGAVRKQRQPTPDHPPYCWMIGEAIDELCEDGGSSEDSISAFIRARHPGVPPAHDRLLRHYLKKHVVEGFFVCTAAERYLRSPEEDTDVERPVEQAAAGLSEEVADARKDGALSVIPKRRAAAQEYVPASPVAVANKDGSQAASSLPKRRGRRRAVVGLAAAEDSVPASPVADGEDRSQAVSSTPKRRGLRQTAARLAAAEDSLPTSPAAVADKDGDQAASSTPKRRGRLRRLGMTTATNSSGKALVPGQKDSSEVPYTTGKELALVIMGNGSATTSIMDMACTTEATPTTPMDGGQPLELALVTTTDVPVPVATPAIDNKDGRSAPSLDLALVAKTDDICRASTSPESSSQARELVLVAADDGSVPVLMVADKDGVEEAPYATNKSVCQPRKAGSVPTAGKKDGGKAPSATPKGHRRPCTRAAVATNRSALTPVAGKKAGRKVSFTSPKLIPVTPGGCSVPASVADQDSIQARKLYPVTAEEIPDDPACCLLALPCLTPAAANA, from the exons atggccgccgccgtcgaggtgGACGCGGGGCAAGCGGCGAAGCGGGACAAGGAGATGGAGGAGGGGAAGACGctgccgccttcgccgccggtgGGTGCCGTGCGGAAGCAGCGGCAACCCACGCCGGATCACCCACCCTATTGCTGG ATGATTGGCGAGGCAATCGACGAGCTGTGCGAGGATGGCGGCTCGTCGGAGGACTCCATCTCGGCTTTCATCCGCGCCAGGCATCCCGGCGTGCCGCCGGCGCACGACAGGCTCCTCCGCCACTACCTCAAGAAGCACGTCGTCGAGGGCTTCTTCGTCTGCACCGCGGCGGAGCGGTACCTGCGCAGCCCCGAAGAGGACACGGATGTGGAGCGCCCGGTGGAGCAGGCCGCGGCGGGCTTATCCGAGGAGGTGGCGGACGCCAGGAAGGATGGGGCACTGTCCGTTATCCCcaagcgccgcgccgctgcgcaGGAGTATGTTCCAGCGTCACCAGTTGCTGTTGCCAACAAGGACGGAAGCCAGGCAGCGTCCTCGCTGCCCAAACGCCGCGGACGGCGTCGTGCCGTGGTGGGACTGGCCGCGGCCGAGGACTCTGTTCCAGCATCACCAGTTGCTGACGGGGAGGACAGAAGCCAGGCAGTGTCCTCGACGCCCAAGCGTCGTGGGCTGCGTCAAACCGCTGCACGACTGGCTGCTGCCGAGGACTCTCTTCCAACTTCACCTGCTGCTGTTGCCGACAAGGAcggagatcaggcagcatcctCGACGCCCAAGCGCCGCGGCCGGCTTCGCAGGCTGGGGATGACCACGGCCACCAACAGCTCCGGCAAAGCACTCGTCCCAGGCCAGAAAGACAGCAGTGAGGTTCCATACACCACGGGCAAGGAGCTGGCACTGGTGATCATGGGCAATGGCTCTGCAACAACATCGATCATGGACATGGCATGCACCACCGAGGCCACTCCAACTACGCCTATGGACGGTGGTCAGCCTCTCGAGCTGGCCCTGGTCACCACCACCGACGTGCCTGTGCCTGTGGCAACGCCTGCCATAGACAACAAGGACGGCCGCAGCGCTCCATCCTTGGACCTGGCACTCGTGGCCAAGACCGATGACATTTGCAGAGCGTCCACTTCACCAGAGTCCAGCAGCCAGGCTCGCGAGCTGGTGCTCGTGGCTGCTGATGACGGCTCTGTTCCTGTGTTGATGGTTGCTGACAAGGATGGTGTTGAGGAGGCTCCATATGCAACCAACAAGAGTGTTTGTCAGCCTCGCAAGGCGGGCTCTGTCCCTACCGCAGGAAAGAAGGATGGTGGCAAGGCTCCATCAGCTACACCCAAGGGCCATCGCCGGCCGTGCACACGGGCTGCGGTGGCTACCAACCGCTCTGCTCTTACACCAGTTGCTGGAAAGAAGGCAGGCCGTAAGGTCTCATTTACATCACCCAAGCTGATACCAGTGACTCCCGGTGGCTGCTCTGTCCCAGCATCTGTTGCTGACCAGGACAGCATCCAGGCTCGCAAACTATACCCAGTGACAGCTGAGGAGATACCAGATGATCCGGCGTGTTGTTTGCTCGCTCTGCCTTGTCtgaccccggcggcggcgaacgcaTAG
- the LOC120641403 gene encoding glutamate dehydrogenase 2, mitochondrial, translated as MNALAATSRNFRRAARLLNLDPKLEKSLLIPFREIKVECTIPMDDGKLASFVGFRVQHDNARGPMKGGIRYHPEVDPDEVNALAQLMTWKTAVAAVPYGGAKGGIGCSPGELSRSELERLTRVFTQKIHDLIGTHTDVPAPDMGTNAQTMAWMLDEYSKFHGHSPAVVTGKPIDLGGSLGRDAATGRGVMFATEALLAEFGKSISGSTFVIQGFGNVGSWAAQLIHERGGKILALGDVTGSIRNKAGIDIPALMKHRNDGGALKDFHGAEVMDSSELLVHECDVLVPCALGGVLNKDNAPDVKAKFIIEAANHPTDPEADEILAKKGVIVLPDIYANSGGVIVSYFEWVQNIQGFMWDEEKVNKELEKYMRSGFHHTKAMCKSLDCDLRMGAFTLGVNRVARATLLRGWEA; from the exons CCTGCTCATCCCGTTCCGCGAGATCAAG GTGGAATGCACCATCCCCATGGACGACGGCAAGTTGGCGTCCTTCGTGGGGTTCCGCGTGCAGCATGACAACGCTCGCGGGCCGATGAAAGGCGGTATCCGCTATCACCCTGAG GTTGATCCAGATGAAGTAAACGCACTTGCACAACTGATGACATGGAAGACAGCAGTTGCAGCAGTACCTTATGGTGGAGCAAAGGGAGGGATTGGGTGCTCTCCCGGTGAACTAAGTAGAAGTGAGTTGGAGCGGTTGACACGCGTATTTACACAGAAAATCCATGATCTTATCGGGACTCATACAGATGTCCCAGCTCCTGACATGGGGACCAATGCACAG ACCATGGCATGGATGTTAGATGAGTACTCGAAGTTCCATGGCCACTCCCCTGCAGTTGTCACAGGGAAGCCAATA GATCTCGGTGGATCCCTGGGGAGGGATGCAGCCACAGGGCGGGGTGTGATGTTTGCTACCGAGGCTCTCCTGGCTGAATTTGGAAAATCCATTTCTGGATCGACTTTTGTTATTCAG GGTTTCGGTAATGTTGGTTCATGGGCCGCTCAACTTATCCATGAGAGGGGTGGTAAGATATTGGCCCTTGGGGACGTGACAGGTTCAATCAGAAACAAGGCTGGCATAGACATACCTGCTTTGATGAAGCACAGGAATGACGGTGGTGCTTTGAAAGATTTTCATGGCGCCGAAGTTATGGATTCTTCTGAGTTGCTAGTGCATGAATGTGATGTTCTTGTCCCCTGTGCCTTAGGTGGTGTTCTTAACAA GGACAATGCTCCAGATGTCAAGGCCAAGTTTATAATTGAAGCTGCTAACCATCCAACTGACCCAGAGGCAGATGAG ATTCTCGCCAAGAAGGGAGTAATTGTATTACCTGATATCTATGCTAATTCGGGTGGTGTGATAGTTAGCTACTTTGAGTGGGTTCAG AACATTCAGGGTTTCATGTGGGATGAAGAGAAAGTGAACAAGGAACTAGAAAAGTACATGAGAAGTGGTTTCCACCACACCAAGGCCATGTGCAAGTCTCTAGATTGTGACCTTAGGATGGGGGCATTCACTTTAGGAGTTAACAGGGTTGCTCGCGCCACCCTCTTGAGAGGCTGGGAGGCATGA